A segment of the Pongo abelii isolate AG06213 chromosome 16, NHGRI_mPonAbe1-v2.0_pri, whole genome shotgun sequence genome:
CTCACAGGGGTCAAGTGTCAGCTAGGGAGGCAAGAGACTGCTGACCTGCACcgctccattccaccccactgaaCCATTCTCATTCTAGAAAGTTCTTTGAAGCAGAAAAGAGCAACTGTGTGGCCAAGCATGTTGGTTGAAGGGGCTAGCTTTATGCCTTCAAGGACTTCTGCAGGAAACGAATCTTTTCAGCTCCTCTAGAAAGGGATTATTTCCCCACCCCTCTTTTTCTGGCCAGTAAATTCTGGAAAGAAACACTTTTTCAAGTACAAATTCTAATTGTCCTCCATTCTCTGAGTCACTGTCTTCTTAGCTCCAAGAGACAGAGCCTTGATTCTTCCTTTGGCATCCCCTCCAGAAAAACATTGTGGTGGCCTCCAACAAGGTGTCCAGTCGGGTGACAGCAGTGTCCTTCTCTGAGGATTGCAGCTACTTTGTCACTGCAGGCAACCGGCACATCAAATTCTGGTATCTTGATGACAGCAAGACCTCAAAGGTGAGGTGCTGAAGCTGGGAGTAGCCACCAAGGCCCTTGGCAGGGCCTGCCCAGCCCACCCCAGGAGACTCTGCCCGACTTGGGCCTCTCTCTGCATTCCCAGCAGTCATGCAGAAGTTTTGGATGAGCCAGATGCTGTCTGGGCTGAGGAGTAGGCCCAAAGAGCAAGGGGGTGCTGGAGGCGTCCCCTGTACTCTCCTAGGGCCTAGTTTCCAGGGGCAGGCTCTGGGGTGGATGGGGGTATAACAGTGGTGTGCCTCCACAGGTGAATGCCACTGTGCCCTTGCTGGGCCGCTCAGGGCTGCTGGGAGAGCTACGGAACAACCTGTTCACTGATGTGGCCTGTGGCAGAGGAAAGAAGGCGGACAGTACCTTCTGCATCACGTCCTCAGGGCTGCTGTGCGAGTTCAGTGATCGAAGGCTTTTGGACAAGTGGGTGGAGCTGAGGGTAAGTACCTCCGTCCCCAGGGGTAGGGTCTGCTCATGTCTCAGCTCAGGGGAGAACTAGTGCCCAGGGCTTCAGACTAGGGGCTGGGCCCTTGTGCATACGGGAGATCCCAGAAGAATGAAGCTTGGGGGAGCTAGAGCTTGGCCCATTTCCAGCCCTTGGTGATCTGTATAACTGCCTCCTCTctgttctttctgtctctttcccctGCTTTCCTCTTCCGCTCAGAACATAGACAGCTTCACAGTAAGTGGTGCCTGcaccttcctctctttctcatgctgtttctttctcttcactgGGCTTTTCCTACTGGATCCTCTGGTGCCTAGAAGAATCCTCGATTCCTAATCCCTGGCTGGACAGGGCTGAGGGGCTCAGAACAGAGCAGCTGGGCGGCTTTTCCCTTGCCCCTGCCTTGGCCGGTCCCTCCTCTTGGCAGGTGACTGTTGatgggtggggaggagagaagacTGAGTGGGCAGgtggccttgctgagctgagCCACTCTGCCCACAGACCACAGTGGCCCACTGCATCTCTGTGAGCCAAGACTACATCTTCTGTGGCTGTGCTGATGGCACCGTGCGCCTTTTCAACCCCTCTAACCTGCACTTCCTTAGCACCTTGCCCCGACCCCATGCTCTGGGGACAGACATTGCTAGCGTCACCGAGGCCAGGTGAGCTACGTGGGCCCCCCCTTCCTCCATTTGTAGCCTTACCCCTGCCCAGTCTTTCTTGTCAGTGCCTCAGGGAGCAGGTGAAGAGTGTATTGATACCCCAAAGATTACTGGGAACACCTCTTTAGACAGAAGAATTTGGGTTTATTGGTACTTGTTGCAACCAAGGAGACCCCACCCCATGGAGAACTGTGGAGAGTCTCAGTAAGTGGGTGTTAGGAGGGACATATGGGATTTGGGTTTGCGTTGGGTGATTTTAGGAATTGTTCAAGGGATTGAAGTATTCTGGTTGGATGCTGTCAGGAACTAGGGGCAGTTCTACAGTGGAACATCTTGTTAATTTATCTAAGAGGTGAAGGAAAGGTATGGGGCTAAAGCTGTATTTGGTCAAGAAGCCGCCAGCAGTCATGTAGATAGGAAAGGCGGTGTTCGGTCATTGTCATGGTTTGTTGTGGTTTCTATGGTGATCTTGTTTTTATCTGTGCACAGAgtagtcttgtttttgttttgccccATCACAGCCATAGAATTACCTTGTCTAACGTTGGTGTTCTCTGAAGCTGTGTTCATCCGAACACCATGGCCCAGCAGCTAGTGCTGGGTCAGGTTCCTGCTGATGGCTAGTAGGGGCTCCTTTCTTCTCTCAAGCAACTACTTCCAAACCTGCAGGTCCAGGGAGGGCTCCTCACACACTGCTCCTTCCATTGTGGATTGGCttctcttttcattcccttcAGTCTGACCAGTGTGCCCTGTCCTCTCCCTACAGTCGCCTCTTCTCTGGAGTGGCCAATGCCAGGTATCCAGACACCATTGCCTTGACCTTTGATCCTACTAATCAGTGGCTGTCTTGTGTGTACAACGATCATAGCATTTATGTTTGGGATGTGAGGGACCCCAAGAAAGTGGGCAAGGTGTACTCGGCTCTGTATCATTCTTCCTGCGTCTGGAGTGTGGAGGTATgtgggctggctggctggctggctggctggagacTGGCCAGGTTGGCTGGGATACCATTTTGAGGACAGAAAGTAGGGATCCCCAAGTATAATCTTAGATTCCTGCCGCCTCCCTGTTTCTCCAGTGACTTCCCTGGGACTGAGTTTGAATGTTACAGGCTTCCCCAGTGTGCCCCATCCTTAGTTTTGCCTCAGtcatcttggacaagttattgaACTTgaccaagcctcagtttcttcacctgtaaaatggtgtACTTGATTCATCTAATTGTtctaagaataaaatgaaataatgtaagtGGGAGACATAGAAGAGTGCCTGATATATAGTGGGTGCTTCCCCTTGGTCATGTTGAAGAGTATATACCAGTTATGTATGGCCTGTGACAGGCACTGGACTAAGTCCTGGCCACCATTCCCTCTTtcgtcccattcccttccatctccTTGGGTAGGCAGAGGACTGCTCCCGAATGGAAGTCTGATTGTGTTCCCTCGGCCCCTTCAGGTCTACCCCGAGGTGAAGGACAGTAACCAGGCCTGCCTGCCCCCCAGTTCCTTTATTACCTGCTCCTCAGACAACACCATCCGCCTGTGGAACACAGAGAGCTCCGGGGTGCATGGCTCCACCCTCCACCGAAACATCCTCAGCAGTGTGAGCCCTGAGGCTGTGGGGCCCCGCTTCACCCTCAGTGCCCCCATCCCCACAGCTATTGCACCTTGTTACTGGGAACTGGGTCCCTAGGCCTTGGCCTTCCAGCCTTCATTTGGCTGTGCTCTGTGGTCCAAGGGTTTGTTTTGCTCAGCTTTCTTGCCCCTTGCAGCTGTACTGGTCAGGCCTGCCTCATCCAGCTTTTCTAACCTGTTCCACTAGGACCTCATTAAAATCATCTATGTGGATGGGAACACCCAGGCCCTGCTGGACACAGAGCTGCCTGGAGGAGACAAAGCTGATGCATCCCTGTTGGATCCCCGCGTGGGCATCCGCTCGGTGTGTGTCAGCCCCAATGGACAGCATCTAGCATCAGGGGACCGTATGGGCACACTTAGGTAATGCCAGGCCCTGGGTGGGTACTGACTGCCTCTCGTGGTGCAGGGTTGGGTATTTAGAACTTTAGGGAGGGTTTGGCTCAAAAAGGTTGGGCAACAAGTTACTTATTTACAAGGCAAAGATAATAACTTTACAATGAGTAAACCTAGCAGAAATCATCTTCaccaagtgatcaaggttaacatcctCATATCAACATCATGAAGCCCATAATAGGATGTACTAAGAAGGATGTGACATTGTTTCTGTGGTATTCTTACCAAAAATGCATAAACTCAATATACACGTGAGAAAACATCTGACAAACTCAAATTGAGGTACATACCACAGAGTAACTGATCAATACTCTTCAAAAGCATCAAGATCATGAAAAGTAAGGAAAGACTAGAGAACTGTTACAGACCACAGAAGTCTAAGGAGAAGTAACTAAATGCAATTTGGATTCTGGATAGGATCTGGAGTCAAGAAAAAGGACATAGTAGAACTGGTGAAATTTGAATAAGGTCTCTAATTAATAGTATTGTACCAACATAAATTTCCTAGTTTTGATAATTGCACTATCGTTATGTAAGATGTTCACATTAGGGAAAGCTGGGTAAGGGAAATATAGAAGCTCTGTTCTTTCAGCAACTTTTCTCTAAGcctaaaagttcaaaaaaaggaaaaaggtagGAGGAGAAAGTGTAGCAGAGGAGGGGGCGTGAGTCCTTCCTGCGGCCTGGCCATGGCCTCTTCCCACCTCTCCTCATCTTTGCAGGGTGCACGAACTTCAGTCCCTGAGTGAGATGCTGAAGGTGGAGGCCCATGACTCTGAGATTCTGTGCCTGGAGTATTCTAAGCCAGACACAGGTCAGGAGAATGCCCGGAATGGCACAGGGCTCCTCCAGTCCTGCCGGTGCCACTTATATCTGTCCCGGCTCTTGGATGTGGGGCTGGTAATCTTTGGATCATTGGTGTCTTTGCTGGTTTAGAGGAAGACAGCTCTGTCCTTGTTCCGTGGTTCACATGGCTTGGGGATATGGGGCTCAGTTCCCTCAGGGCTTTTTGCCAGGCCCAGATAAGGGCTGTTCAGGGCACTCATGGGCTGATGGAGTTCTTTCATCCCCAGGTCTGAAACTGCTAGCGTCAGCGAGCCGGGACCGGCTGATCCACGTGCTGGATGCCGGGAGGGAGTACAGCCTACAGCAGACGCTGGACGAACACTCATCCTCCATCACTGCTGTCAAGTTTGCAGGTGCAGGCAGGGTGAATGAGACACATCCTGCCACTCTCACCCCTGCTGCCATCTGCCTCCCGCCTCCATGAGAAGGGTCTGCCAGTCGTGGGGGAGTGTTGGACAGCAGCTGGGAGGCCTGGAGCTGGTTGGGAAGATAGGTGGAACAGAGACTCTCAGTGCTGGGACTTGAGCCAACCAGGTTGGACTGAGGATAGGGAGACAGGAAAACCTGGGTTTCCAGGTTTAATTTAGTTGGCTGTCCCTGGCATGTAGAGTAGCTTGATGGGGGATCTCATGGAGGGAAGGTGAGAGGCAAGCTGCTCCCATGTGGTGAGAACAGTGGGAACAGCTGGGCTTCCCTCCTTCATAGCCAGTGATGGGCAAGTCCGCATGATCAGCTGTGGAGCAGACAAGAGCATCTACTTCCGCACTGCGCAGAAGGTGAGGGCGCTGGGCTTTCCTGAgaggggcggggcagggcggGGTCTGCCATTCCCTGCCTAAGGTTATAAGAGGTGAAGGGAGGCGCAAGTAGGGCTCTTGGGGTCTGGTGAGGCATTTGGGTGTGGGCCTGCCCACATGCTCCATCCCTGCAGTCTGGAGATGGAGTGCAGTTCACACGGACACACCACGTGGTGCGGAAGACGACCCTCTATGACATGGATGTGGAGCCCAGCTGGAAGTACACGGCCATCGGCTGCCAGGACCGAAATATTCGGTGGGCGTCCCCTCCTCAGACTCTGCCCACATTCCTTCATCGCCCTACGGGGTCAGCTCTGTGCAGCTATGTTCCCACATCTGTCGTTCTGTACAGGACTTTGTACCCCCTTGAGCCTACAGTACTTTGCTTCACCAAGAGGTGATAGCCTGTTTGCTGCTGGGGGTAGCTCCCAGAGAGCGTAGACTGGGAGTGAAAGCTGGCATTTCCATCCCCCAGGCATGTTCCACCTTCACCGCCTCCTCATGAGAAAGAGACTGTGTTTCTTACAGGATATTTAACATCAGCAGTGGAAAGCAGAAGAAGCTGTTTAAAGGGTCACAGGGTGAGGACGGCACACTCATTAAGGTAAGGACCCAGGAGGGGGCACCGGACAGGGGCCCGGGGACAGAGTGGTGCTGGGTGGGAGGGACTGGTACTTCCCATGTCCTCCAGCTGCACACCCTACTACTCCTCAGGTGCAGACAGACCCCTCAGGGATCTACATTGCCACCAGCTGTTCTGACAAGAATCTCTCCATTTTTGACTTCTCCTCAGGCGAGTGCGTGGCCACCATGTTTGGCCACTCAGGTGAGTGTGGCCTGAATCCCTGAGTAGAAGCTGATACCTGCGTAAACCTGAGTGACTTCCACCCCTGGAACTTCACTCTTCTATTAGTTTCTTGGGACCCGCAGAGCTACCTACCCCTGCCGTGCAGCCAACCCCTGTGTCCACCGTTGGGACGGAGAGGACTTGGTTGGGAATTTAAGGTGGCTTATAGACCATATTCTTTGTTCTTCACAGAGATTGTCACTGGCATGAAATTTAGTAATGATTGCAAACATCTCATCTCTGTGTCTGGGGACAGGTGAGCAGAAGCCAGCTTCCCTGAGAGGCAGATTCTTACTCTGCCACAGcaccctgccctcccctctctccATTTCAGTGATGTCCCTGGGACGTGGGGTTAACAGGGATAGCTCTTGGCTGTGCCTGACCTGAAGTGGAGGGTGGCTCTGGTCTCCTTGCCATCCATGGATAAGGGGAACAAATGGCGCTAGCCATTCTACCTGCCCCTCGTTCAGCCGACTGTGTGGCTTTACCCCAGCTGCATATTTGTGTGGCGCCTGAGCTCTGAGATGACCATCAGCATGAGGCAGCGTCTGGCCGAGCTGCGCCAGCGTCAGCAGGGCGGCAAGCAGCAAGGACCATCCTCTCCCCAAAGGGCTTCTGGACCCAATCGGTGAGAACAGAATGTGGGCAAGTGATGGGTGGGTGTGCAGATGGCTTACTGGGTCCTCACTGCACTTCCTCCATGCTCTGGGCCTGCCATTCAGCAACTCTGTCTCCCAAGACCTTACCTCTCACATAAGGATCCGTGATGTCAGCCTCTTCCCCCTGTTGAGTCTCCTCTCCCCCCATTGAGTCTCATCTTCCCCTCATTgagtctcctcttccttcttcccccaTTGAGCCTCCTCTCCCCTTGTTGAGTCTCCTCTCCCCATGCCCTTCCTTGTCTCGGACTCAGGCACCAGGCCCCATCGATGCTCTCTCCTGGACCAGCTCTGTCATCAGACAGTGACAAGGAGGGAGAAGATGAGGGGACTGAAGAAGAACTTCCAGCACTGCCCGTCCTTGCCAAGAGTACCAAGAAGGCACTGGGTCTGTGGCAGTTGGGTGTGGGGGCAGACAGGCCCTAGTTGGTATAATGGCTAGATATGGTTTTTCTGAGACTGTGGGGTGAGAGCAGTGtgagctgaggaaactgaggcattatTGTGGCCACAGAGGGTATGGGCTGATGGGGCCAGGGCTCCAGGGTTGGGGGGCGGGGCAGGAGACACTTCCTCTGACTGCCTGTTTCTGTCTAGCCTCGGTCCCCAGCCCAGCCTTGCCCCGAAGCCTGTCCCACTGGGAGATGAGTCGGGTGAGTCGCCATTGTTAAAATGTTCTTCCAAGGTTAGAGGAGGCAAAGGGAGCTGTGAGAACAGGGCTCTCTGGGCCTGGTAGGGTACTGGGGCATGGGGTCTGCCCACGTGCTGCACTCCTGTGTCCAAGGAAGGCCTTGTCAGGGAAGTTGAAGCAGCTGGGCCGGTCCTGGGTGCGGGGTGAAGAAAGCCCAGGTATTTCCTTCCTGTGGACCAGATGAGGTGGATGGAGCACAGGGTTAGTCAGCACTGGGGAGGTGGGGCACTTGTTCAGCTGCCTGGTGCCTGGAAGTAAATATCATCAGAGAAGAGCTCAAGGTGGAGAGGACAAGGGACCCCTAAGCCAGATAGTTAGAACTAAAATGCAGAAATCAAGGATCCAAAGAGCGGAGATCTGGAGAAACAGTTCTAAAGACCCCGGTTAGGAGGTAAGCGGAGAACTTCCAGAATAGTTAGAGGGAAAAGGCCATGAGGGGACCCATAACTCAGCGACTGCCCTGGGGTGGCCAGAGGGGGATCAAGGCGTTCAGAGCAAGTTCCCAAGCACCAGTACCTTCCGTTGTCAGCAACAGTTTCACAGAGTGATGATGCTGTGGTGTTTCTGGAGCCCCCTGACTGGGCCAGGGGTCTCAGGCCTGGGCTATAGGTTTGTCCTTGGTGCTGTGAAGGGACTTTGGGGCCCCCAGCTATTGGAGCGATTGGGGTAGAGAGGCAAAAGGAGTGGTTAGGGTAGACAGGCAGAAGTGGCCTTTGCCCTGGGCTGGGTTTCTTAGGGGACTCTTGGTAGTAAGTGGTTGCTGCTGGGGCCGTCCTCAGAGCAGGAGACTTTTAGAGACCCCCAGCTCCGAGGCATCCATGATACCAGGTGAAGGCTGAGACTAGAGGTTCCTGTGCCAGAGGATGTGGAATGCAGCTAAGAGCAtgaactctggagccagactaaCCTGCAGGCCACTTACTGTCTGTGGGACGCAGACTGGTCACTTAAGCCCGCTGtgcttcagtgtcctcatctgtgaaacaagGATTATACTAGTGCCTATTTCAAAAGGTTCCTGTGAGGATGAAGTGAGCTGGTATGTGTagtgtgccaggcacatagtaaggGATATGTGGGTATTTGTTGATCTTACTGTGTGGTTGTTGTTACTCCTCCCCCACCGCCTACCTCCCACCAGGCACAGGAGCCCGTGGGGTTCCTGGACCCAGCTCCTGCAGCCAACCCAGGACCCAGAAGAAGGGGGCGCTGGGTTCAGCCAGGTGTGGAACTGAGTGTTAGATCCATGCTGGATCTGCGGCAGCTGGAAACACTGGCCCCAAGCCCGCAGGACCCTAGCCAGGACTTGCTGGCCATCATCCCATCTGGTCCCAGAAAGCATGGGCAGCAGGCCCTTGAGACTTCACTCACTAGCCAGGTGAGCCCGCTTTCTCCCAGCTCTCTAGAGAGTTCCAAGGGGCCTTAGGCAGCCTTTGCCACCAGCTGGGACCTGAGCACTGGTCCAGCTATGCTTGCTCTGCACATAGCTGGCATATGGGTAACCTGAACTGCAAAGCCAGGATGGGGCTGGCTGGGCTGTATGGTTTGGTTATCAGGGTAGGCAGGGGAGGGGTTGGGGTAGAGAGGCAAAAGTGGCCTTTGCCCTGGGCTGGGTTTCTTGGAGGACTCTTGGTATTAAGTGGCAGCTGGAGGTTGGCAGCCCAGAGTGCTAATATAGTTCATCCAGAAGCTCACATCAGCAACTGGAGCCCAGCCTGGCTTCTCGGTGTCTGTCCTTCAGCTTCCCCTTGAATTAGTGCACACCACATCCTTACTCACCTCCACCTCTTCTCCAAGGGGAGGGTTGGCCCCCAGGATACTCAGGGCTTACCCGGCAGCTACCACTGCCTCATTTGTCACCTCTGCTCTGTTAACATCCCTTTGTGTGTTCCCAGAATGAAAAGCCCCCTCGGCCTCAGGCTTCCCAACCTTGTTCCTATCCCCATATTATCCGATTATTGTCACAAGAGGAAGGGGTCTTTGCCCAAGATCTGGAACCTGCACCCGTTGAAGATGGTATTGTCTACCCGGAACAGAGTGACAGCCCCACCATGGACACCAGGCAAGGATCCTGCCCTAGCCAGACCTCGTGCCCCCGTCTTCCCCTCCCTATGAGTGTTCTTTAGTCGAGGGAGGGTTGGCCCCCAGGATACTCAGGGCTTTCCTTCCAGCTCACCACTGCCTCATCCCTCACCCTGATCACAGGCAGGAGTCCAGCAGGGCTGCTGCCTACCCCTGCTCACTGCCTTTTCTTCTCCCTGCTGGAATCCTGGCAGTGAGTTCCAGGTGCAGGCTCCAGCCCGGGGAACTCTGGGAAGAGCGTACCCAGGCAGCAGGAGCTCAGAAAAGCACAGCCCTGACAGTGCCTGCTCTGTGGATTACAGCAGCAGCTGCCTTTCCAGCCCGGAGCATCCCACTGAAGGTGAGGCTGTAGCCTGGAGGGAGGGGCCGTGGGGGGTGGGGCCTGGAGGTGTTTGGGGAGGCTCTGGCAACAGATGGGTGCAGTGCGatgcctctctcccctccccacacccagaCTCTGAGAGCACGGAGCCCCTCAGTGTGGATGGCATCTCCTCAGACCTTGAAGAGCCAGCTGAGGGcgatgaagaagaggaagag
Coding sequences within it:
- the MAPKBP1 gene encoding mitogen-activated protein kinase-binding protein 1 isoform X1, giving the protein MAVEGSTITSRIKNLLRSPSIKLRRSKAGNRREDLSSKVTLEKVLGITVSGGRGLACDPRSGLVAYPAGCVVVLFNPRKHKQHHILNSSRKTITALAFSPDGKYLVTGESGHMPAVRVWDVAEHSQVAELQEHKYGVACVAFSPSAKYIVSVGYQHDMIVNVWAWKKNIVVASNKVSSRVTAVSFSEDCSYFVTAGNRHIKFWYLDDSKTSKVNATVPLLGRSGLLGELRNNLFTDVACGRGKKADSTFCITSSGLLCEFSDRRLLDKWVELRNIDSFTTTVAHCISVSQDYIFCGCADGTVRLFNPSNLHFLSTLPRPHALGTDIASVTEASRLFSGVANARYPDTIALTFDPTNQWLSCVYNDHSIYVWDVRDPKKVGKVYSALYHSSCVWSVEVYPEVKDSNQACLPPSSFITCSSDNTIRLWNTESSGVHGSTLHRNILSSDLIKIIYVDGNTQALLDTELPGGDKADASLLDPRVGIRSVCVSPNGQHLASGDRMGTLRVHELQSLSEMLKVEAHDSEILCLEYSKPDTGLKLLASASRDRLIHVLDAGREYSLQQTLDEHSSSITAVKFAASDGQVRMISCGADKSIYFRTAQKSGDGVQFTRTHHVVRKTTLYDMDVEPSWKYTAIGCQDRNIRIFNISSGKQKKLFKGSQGEDGTLIKVQTDPSGIYIATSCSDKNLSIFDFSSGECVATMFGHSEIVTGMKFSNDCKHLISVSGDSCIFVWRLSSEMTISMRQRLAELRQRQQGGKQQGPSSPQRASGPNRHQAPSMLSPGPALSSDSDKEGEDEGTEEELPALPVLAKSTKKALASVPSPALPRSLSHWEMSRAQEPVGFLDPAPAANPGPRRRGRWVQPGVELSVRSMLDLRQLETLAPSPQDPSQDLLAIIPSGPRKHGQQALETSLTSQNEKPPRPQASQPCSYPHIIRLLSQEEGVFAQDLEPAPVEDGIVYPEQSDSPTMDTSEFQVQAPARGTLGRAYPGSRSSEKHSPDSACSVDYSSSCLSSPEHPTEDSESTEPLSVDGISSDLEEPAEGDEEEEEEGGMGPYGLQEGSPQTPDQEQFLKQHFETLANGAAPGAPVKVPERSESRSISSRFLLQVQTRPLREPSPSSSSLALMSRPAQVPQASGEQSRGNGANPPGAPPEVEPSSGNPSPQEAASVLLPRCRLNPDSSWAPKRVAITSPLSGLQKAQSVHSLVPQERDEAGLQAPSPGALLSREIEAQDGLGSLPSADGRPSRPHSYQNPTTSSMAKISRSISVGENLGLVAEPQAHAPIRVSPLSKLALPSRAHLVLDIPKPLPDRPTLAAFSPVTKGRAPGEAEKPGFPVGLGKAHSTTERWACLGEGTTPKPRTECQAHPGPSSPCAQQLPVSSLLQGPEDLQPPPPEKTPNPMECTKPGAALSQDSEPAVSLEQCEQLVAELRGSVRQAVRLYHLVAGCKMPSAEQSRITQLLRDTFSSVRQELEAVAGAVLSSPGSSPGAVGAEQTQALLEQYSELLLRAVERRMERKL
- the MAPKBP1 gene encoding mitogen-activated protein kinase-binding protein 1 isoform X2 yields the protein MAVEGSTITSRIKNLLRSPSIKLRRSKAGNRREDLSSKVTLEKVLGITVSGGRGLACDPRSGLVAYPAGCVVVLFNPRKHKQHHILNSSRKTITALAFSPDGKYLVTGESGHMPAVRVWDVAEHSQVAELQEHKYGVACVAFSPSAKYIVSVGYQHDMIVNVWAWKKNIVVASNKVSSRVTAVSFSEDCSYFVTAGNRHIKFWYLDDSKTSKVNATVPLLGRSGLLGELRNNLFTDVACGRGKKADSTFCITSSGLLCEFSDRRLLDKWVELRTTVAHCISVSQDYIFCGCADGTVRLFNPSNLHFLSTLPRPHALGTDIASVTEASRLFSGVANARYPDTIALTFDPTNQWLSCVYNDHSIYVWDVRDPKKVGKVYSALYHSSCVWSVEVYPEVKDSNQACLPPSSFITCSSDNTIRLWNTESSGVHGSTLHRNILSSDLIKIIYVDGNTQALLDTELPGGDKADASLLDPRVGIRSVCVSPNGQHLASGDRMGTLRVHELQSLSEMLKVEAHDSEILCLEYSKPDTGLKLLASASRDRLIHVLDAGREYSLQQTLDEHSSSITAVKFAASDGQVRMISCGADKSIYFRTAQKSGDGVQFTRTHHVVRKTTLYDMDVEPSWKYTAIGCQDRNIRIFNISSGKQKKLFKGSQGEDGTLIKVQTDPSGIYIATSCSDKNLSIFDFSSGECVATMFGHSEIVTGMKFSNDCKHLISVSGDSCIFVWRLSSEMTISMRQRLAELRQRQQGGKQQGPSSPQRASGPNRHQAPSMLSPGPALSSDSDKEGEDEGTEEELPALPVLAKSTKKALASVPSPALPRSLSHWEMSRAQEPVGFLDPAPAANPGPRRRGRWVQPGVELSVRSMLDLRQLETLAPSPQDPSQDLLAIIPSGPRKHGQQALETSLTSQNEKPPRPQASQPCSYPHIIRLLSQEEGVFAQDLEPAPVEDGIVYPEQSDSPTMDTSEFQVQAPARGTLGRAYPGSRSSEKHSPDSACSVDYSSSCLSSPEHPTEDSESTEPLSVDGISSDLEEPAEGDEEEEEEGGMGPYGLQEGSPQTPDQEQFLKQHFETLANGAAPGAPVKVPERSESRSISSRFLLQVQTRPLREPSPSSSSLALMSRPAQVPQASGEQSRGNGANPPGAPPEVEPSSGNPSPQEAASVLLPRCRLNPDSSWAPKRVAITSPLSGLQKAQSVHSLVPQERDEAGLQAPSPGALLSREIEAQDGLGSLPSADGRPSRPHSYQNPTTSSMAKISRSISVGENLGLVAEPQAHAPIRVSPLSKLALPSRAHLVLDIPKPLPDRPTLAAFSPVTKGRAPGEAEKPGFPVGLGKAHSTTERWACLGEGTTPKPRTECQAHPGPSSPCAQQLPVSSLLQGPEDLQPPPPEKTPNPMECTKPGAALSQDSEPAVSLEQCEQLVAELRGSVRQAVRLYHLVAGCKMPSAEQSRITQLLRDTFSSVRQELEAVAGAVLSSPGSSPGAVGAEQTQALLEQYSELLLRAVERRMERKL